A part of Aegilops tauschii subsp. strangulata cultivar AL8/78 chromosome 2, Aet v6.0, whole genome shotgun sequence genomic DNA contains:
- the LOC109751560 gene encoding uncharacterized protein — protein sequence MALRRLARRLAPVPFPPRLLPLPTPGHLRLFSIGEKEPPHFMAEYLVSTCGLSPAAAAKAAPRFAHLGSPERPDAVLAFLCSQGLGKAQVRAIVARKPALLLSDVDATLSPKFTAVRALGLRRADAARLFALFPAALTYGVRSNLLPRVLFWLDLLGSTTLLMKWLAKTWLLKYSVDLLLRNLAALRRLGIPDGRLTAAVRLRPTLIMQSPDKLRALVGRVEEACGGVPPSPGMYSWCLFALHNVGDRAFRAKKAAVTRALGCTDEEFAGMFRRAPCFVFAPEALLRRKVEFLQATVGCSAGCIVRNPLLLTLSLDERMAPRCRAIEALRSKGVDIGKTKMVSVVRLPEAIFVERYILKYKGDVPELLELYPQARV from the coding sequence ATGGCGCTGCGGCGCCTCGCCCGCCGCCTCGCGCCGGTTCCGTTCCCGCCGCGGCTCCTCCCACTCCCCACCCCCGGCCACCTCCGCCTCTTCTCCATCGGGGAAAAGGAGCCGCCGCACTTCATGGCCGAGTACCTCGTCTCCACCTGCGGCCTCTCGCCGGCGGCGGCCGCCAAGGCCGCCCCTCGGTTCGCGCACCTGGGCTCCCCGGAGCGGCCCGACGCCGTGCTTGCCTTCCTCTGCTCGCAGGGGCTGGGCAAGGCGCAGGTGCGCGCGATCGTGGCCCGGAAGCCGGCGCTGCTCCTCAGCGACGTGGACGCCACCCTCTCCCCCAAATTCACCGCCGTGCGCGCgctcggcctccgccgcgccgACGCCGCGCGGCTCTTCGCGCTCTTCCCGGCGGCGCTCACCTACGGCGTCCGCTCCAACCTGCTCCCGCGGGTGCTCTTCTGGCTCGACCTCCTCGGGTCCACCACCTTGCTGATGAAATGGCTGGCCAAGACGTGGCTGCTCAAGTACTCCGTCGACCTGCTCCTGCGGAACCTCGCCGCGCTCCGCCGCCTCGGCATCCCGGACGGCCGCCTCACGGCCGCCGTCCGGCTGCGGCCGACGCTCATCATGCAGTCGCCGGACAAGCTCCGGGCGCTGGTCGGCCGCGTGGAGGAGGCGTGCGGCGGGGTGCCGCCCAGCCCCGGGATGTACTCGTGGTGCCTCTTCGCGCTGCACAACGTCGGCGATCGCGCCTTCCGGGCCAAGAAGGCGGCCGTGACGCGCGCCCTCGGGTGCACGGACGAGGAGTTCGCCGGCATGTTCCGGCGCGCGCCGTGCTTCGTGTTCGCCCCCGAGGCGCTGCTGCGGCGCAAGGTGGAGTTCCTGCAGGCCACCGTGGGGTGCAGCGCCGGGTGCATCGTCAGGAACCCCCTGCTGCTGACGCTGAGCCTCGACGAGCGGATGGCGCCGCGGTGCCGCGCCATCGAGGCCCTGCGGTCCAAGGGCGTGGACATCGGGAAGACGAAGATGGTGAGCGTAGTGAGACTGCCGGAGGCCATTTTCGTGGAGAGGTACATTCTGAAATACAAGGGAGATGTGCCTGAACTCCTCGAGCTGTATCCTCAAGCTCGAGTTTAA